The sequence below is a genomic window from Candidatus Nanopelagicales bacterium.
AGTCCGACCAGCAGCACGAGCACGATGACGGCCAACTGCCGCTCCTCGGTCGTGCGGCGCTGCTGGGAGGCCGCGGCGGCCGCGTCCGACGCCGACCGCTGGTAGTTCGAGATGACCGACCGGGTCTCCCGGGCGAAGTCGGCGAGCAGCGGGGCGAGGCGGGCCTCGTACGCGGCGGCCCGGTCCGCCGGGACGGGCCCCTGCGGGAGCAGAGCAAGTTCCTCGTCCAGGGCCCGCAGCGACGACAGGTACAGGGGTCCGGCCGCGTCGGCGGCATCCCCGCCGGTCGCATCCCGTACCGCGAGCCGCTGGGCCAGCAGGGCGCGCGCCAGCTGGACGTCCCGCCGACTGCTGCGGCCGGACAGCCACGAGTCGACGGCCGCCGCCAGCCCGACGGACTCGGTGTACGTCGAGACCGCGTTCGACTCCTGGCTCTCGTGCCCGTCCAGGACCTGGGCGTACTCCGCCTCGACCGCCAGCCGCTGGAACACCGACACGGCCAGCAGGCCGAGCAGCAGCGCGAGCACCGCCGCCAGCACGGCCTGGCCGAGGAGGAGCGCCCGCGGCGGCTCCCCGGGCTGCGGGGGCCCGTCGGCCCTCATGCCTGGCGGACCTCGGCCAGCGACCAGTTCCAGGCGTCGAGGTTCGTCGCCAGGGCGCTGCCGTCGGGGAAGACCAGCCGGATCGGGCCGCCCTGGTCGAACGGGATCGCCGCCCCGTCTCGGGACGTCGCGATGAGGGCGTCGGACCCGACCAGGTCGGCGACCGTGTCGGCGTACTCGTAGTCGTTGAGGGCCCGCGTGACGACCTCGGCGGACGCGGGGATGCCGGCCTGCTCGACCACCGTCGCCAACGGCACCCCGGTGAACTCCTGCCGCTGGTGGACGAACGGCTCGTCGAGAGTGACCGAGCGGGTCCCGAGGGACTCCAGCTCGGCCATCGTGAGCGCGACCTCCGGACCGGAGGACGGGATCACCACGAGCACGGCCTCTCCCGGCCCCGGCGGGTCCACCGGCGCGCCGCCGTACGGGTTCTCCGTGGCGGTGGCGGTCGCCACGGGCGTTGCGGTCGCGGTGGGGGAGTCGGTGGCGGGTGGGCTGGCGCACGACGCGGTCGCGAGCGCG
It includes:
- a CDS encoding molybdopterin-dependent oxidoreductase translates to MYPRAARAGAAALMGLVAALATASCASPPATDSPTATATPVATATATENPYGGAPVDPPGPGEAVLVVIPSSGPEVALTMAELESLGTRSVTLDEPFVHQRQEFTGVPLATVVEQAGIPASAEVVTRALNDYEYADTVADLVGSDALIATSRDGAAIPFDQGGPIRLVFPDGSALATNLDAWNWSLAEVRQA